A window of Cellulomonas fimi contains these coding sequences:
- a CDS encoding sugar transferase, translating to MTLTAGHGSERTDAWLERRRPAKFPRRSWASPEPFVRRATEHNSGEDALGALPWVHSATGYQRVTVAIDAAAAGAGVTAAAVLGGSAWSSAAVLGAVCAVALPVTVAAMRGYERHNMGDGPGEFQVLLRSSVLLAALVMAIAYLTTLPVPREVVVVGVPVAAAAACAARYLHRRFLHARRNRGQAMMRTIVVGDTAAVADVIDDLSLAPYHGYLVIGTCLSDVEPETEVPVPTLGALADIPQIVSDYAVSVVVVAGNALSGQALRRLSWALRRAGAELVVAPGLVEVAQERVSVHPTAGLSLLRLEIEPPRRRLVAKAVMDRVLGLVALTLVAPVILVAAVAVRLTSPGRAFYTQTRVGVDGREFTIWKLRSMYRDADRRRAELLDSSDRDGLMFKMARDPRITPVGRVLRRFSLDELPQFYNVVRGDMSLVGPRPPLREEVLGYHDAVHQRLRVKPGITGLWQVSGRADLPWDESIRLDLRYVDNWSVTMDLMILWKTFRAVVTGAGAY from the coding sequence ATGACGCTGACAGCCGGGCACGGGTCCGAACGGACCGACGCGTGGCTCGAGCGGCGCCGCCCCGCCAAGTTCCCCCGACGCTCGTGGGCGTCCCCGGAGCCCTTCGTGCGCCGGGCGACCGAGCACAACTCCGGGGAGGACGCGCTCGGCGCGCTCCCGTGGGTCCACAGCGCCACCGGGTACCAGCGCGTGACCGTCGCGATCGACGCCGCCGCCGCCGGGGCGGGTGTGACCGCCGCCGCGGTGCTCGGCGGGTCCGCCTGGTCGTCCGCCGCGGTCCTCGGTGCGGTCTGCGCCGTGGCGCTGCCGGTCACCGTCGCGGCGATGCGCGGCTACGAGCGGCACAACATGGGCGACGGTCCCGGCGAGTTCCAGGTGCTGCTCCGCTCGTCCGTGCTGCTCGCGGCGCTCGTCATGGCCATCGCCTACCTCACGACGCTCCCGGTCCCGCGCGAGGTCGTCGTCGTCGGCGTGCCCGTCGCCGCGGCCGCCGCGTGCGCCGCCCGCTACCTGCACCGCCGGTTCCTGCACGCACGACGCAACCGCGGCCAGGCGATGATGCGGACCATCGTGGTCGGTGACACCGCCGCGGTCGCCGACGTCATCGACGACCTCAGTCTCGCGCCGTACCACGGCTACCTCGTCATCGGGACGTGCCTGTCGGACGTCGAGCCCGAGACCGAGGTGCCGGTCCCGACGCTCGGCGCGCTCGCGGACATCCCGCAGATCGTCTCGGACTACGCGGTGTCCGTCGTCGTCGTCGCGGGCAACGCGCTGAGCGGCCAGGCGCTGCGCCGGCTGTCGTGGGCCCTGCGTCGCGCGGGCGCCGAGCTCGTCGTCGCGCCCGGCCTCGTCGAGGTCGCGCAGGAGCGCGTGAGCGTGCACCCGACCGCGGGCCTGTCCCTGCTGCGCCTCGAGATCGAGCCGCCGCGTCGCCGGCTCGTCGCCAAGGCCGTGATGGACCGCGTCCTCGGGCTCGTCGCCCTCACGCTCGTCGCACCGGTCATCCTCGTCGCCGCCGTCGCCGTGCGGCTGACGTCGCCCGGTCGCGCCTTCTACACGCAGACGCGGGTCGGCGTCGACGGGCGCGAGTTCACGATCTGGAAGCTGCGCAGCATGTACCGCGACGCCGACCGGCGCCGCGCCGAGCTGCTCGACAGCAGCGACCGCGACGGGCTCATGTTCAAGATGGCGCGCGACCCGCGGATCACGCCCGTCGGGCGCGTGCTGCGCCGGTTCTCGCTCGACGAGCTGCCGCAGTTCTACAACGTCGTCCGCGGTGACATGTCGCTGGTCGGCCCGCGGCCGCCGCTGCGCGAGGAGGTGCTCGGCTACCACGACGCCGTGCACCAGCGGCTGCGCGTCAAGCCCGGCATCACGGGGCTGTGGCAGGTCAGCGGCCGCGCGGACCTGCCGTGGGACGAGTCGATCCGGCTCGACCTGCGCTACGTCGACAACTGGTCCGTGACGATGGACCTCATGATCCTGTGGAAGACGTTCCGCGCCGTGGTCACCGGCGCCGGGGCGTACTGA
- a CDS encoding glycosyltransferase: MTTASAGGAGRTALPRVRLYETLRTAHLERAHELAPASIVYRSRRYDFDSGLARGLDLVEAGPARAAWVLARSDVRELEVNEPLMVSSLRRSALALAAVDLSRRVRRRPRALVVTYAIANDDPFRPPARPGAAGRVRRWLDARLIARVAGRVDRVVFGTPAAQELYGALVPRLRRAEHVLLPALPTACGCGPLDAKDADEVLFVGAFEERKGVRELLAAWPAVVAAHPGARLTLVGKGPLVDEVHAFAADRPEVTVVVDPPRAEVHAHQRRAAVAVLLSQRTRTWREQVGLPVVEGLAHGCAVLATTETGLAAWLGAHGHAVVEPDAPAPAVADALVGLLAARRSPASVVGDLPDVDGRLAADAWLLRAR; encoded by the coding sequence GTGACGACAGCGAGCGCAGGAGGCGCCGGCCGCACCGCGCTGCCCCGGGTCCGGCTCTACGAGACGCTCCGGACCGCCCACCTGGAGCGCGCGCACGAGCTCGCGCCCGCGTCGATCGTCTACCGGAGCCGGCGCTACGACTTCGACTCCGGGCTGGCCCGGGGCCTGGACCTGGTCGAGGCCGGTCCCGCCCGCGCCGCGTGGGTGCTGGCGCGGTCCGACGTCCGTGAGCTCGAGGTCAACGAGCCGCTCATGGTGTCGAGCCTGCGCCGGTCGGCGCTCGCGCTCGCGGCCGTCGACCTGTCGCGGCGCGTGCGGCGGCGACCCCGCGCGCTCGTCGTGACGTACGCGATCGCGAACGACGACCCGTTCCGGCCGCCCGCGCGTCCGGGTGCGGCGGGGCGGGTACGGCGGTGGCTCGACGCCCGGCTGATCGCGCGCGTGGCCGGGCGGGTCGACCGGGTCGTCTTCGGCACACCGGCCGCGCAGGAGCTCTACGGCGCGCTCGTGCCGAGGCTGCGGCGCGCCGAGCACGTCCTGCTGCCGGCGCTGCCCACGGCGTGCGGGTGCGGCCCGCTCGACGCGAAGGACGCCGACGAGGTGCTGTTCGTGGGGGCGTTCGAGGAGCGCAAGGGCGTGCGCGAGCTGCTCGCGGCGTGGCCCGCGGTCGTCGCGGCGCACCCCGGCGCGCGGCTCACGCTGGTCGGCAAGGGCCCCCTCGTGGACGAGGTGCACGCGTTCGCCGCCGACCGGCCGGAGGTCACGGTCGTCGTCGACCCGCCGCGCGCGGAGGTCCACGCGCACCAGCGCCGGGCGGCGGTCGCGGTCCTCCTGTCGCAGCGGACGCGCACGTGGCGCGAGCAGGTCGGCCTCCCGGTCGTGGAGGGGCTCGCGCACGGCTGCGCGGTGCTCGCGACGACCGAGACGGGCCTCGCGGCGTGGCTCGGTGCGCACGGGCACGCGGTCGTCGAGCCCGACGCCCCGGCGCCCGCGGTCGCGGACGCGCTCGTGGGGCTCCTCGCAGCCCGCCGGTCGCCCGCGTCGGTCGTGGGCGACCTGCCCGACGTCGACGGGCGCCTCGCCGCGGACGCCTGGCTGCTGCGCGCGCGCTGA
- a CDS encoding glycosyltransferase family 2 protein produces the protein MLGIVVVSFGSASLLRANLADVDVAALRRPAAVVVVDNFKGPRERSDVRAVAAEQGWELVENATNAGFGAAVDAGVARAAALGCTAVVVVNPDARVPADVLDALADAVTASPRTLVSPRVERPDGRAWFTGGALDVAGARTRNVEAPGTPQRTGWLSGACLAADVGEWTRVGGFDDDYFLYWEDVDLSTRWTAAGGTLQVRQDLVVVHDVGGTQETAGSRAKSPTYYRYNCRNRLVFAAKHLPAADVRRWLWRTPSYAWQVLLRGGRRQLLRPVRPVGAVLRGSAEGVGWALRALLRPAPRPDRTEVTA, from the coding sequence GTGCTCGGGATCGTCGTCGTGAGCTTCGGCTCCGCCTCGCTGCTGCGCGCGAACCTCGCCGACGTCGACGTCGCCGCCCTGCGCCGACCGGCCGCGGTGGTGGTCGTCGACAACTTCAAGGGTCCGCGCGAGCGCTCCGACGTGCGCGCCGTCGCCGCCGAGCAGGGGTGGGAGCTGGTCGAGAACGCGACGAACGCCGGGTTCGGTGCCGCGGTCGACGCCGGGGTCGCGCGCGCCGCGGCCCTGGGGTGCACGGCCGTCGTCGTGGTGAACCCCGACGCCCGCGTCCCCGCCGACGTCCTCGACGCGCTCGCCGACGCCGTCACCGCGTCGCCGCGGACGCTGGTCTCGCCGCGCGTCGAGCGCCCGGACGGTCGCGCGTGGTTCACGGGTGGTGCGCTGGACGTGGCCGGTGCACGGACGCGCAACGTCGAGGCGCCGGGGACGCCGCAGCGGACGGGCTGGCTGTCGGGCGCGTGCCTCGCGGCGGACGTCGGCGAGTGGACCCGCGTGGGCGGGTTCGACGACGACTACTTCCTCTACTGGGAGGACGTCGACCTCTCGACGCGGTGGACCGCCGCGGGCGGCACGCTCCAGGTGCGGCAGGACCTCGTCGTCGTGCACGACGTCGGGGGCACGCAGGAGACCGCCGGGTCGCGGGCGAAGTCGCCGACGTACTACCGCTACAACTGTCGCAACCGCCTGGTGTTCGCGGCGAAGCACCTGCCGGCCGCGGACGTGCGCCGCTGGCTGTGGCGGACGCCGTCGTACGCGTGGCAGGTCCTGCTGCGCGGCGGGCGCCGTCAGCTGCTGCGGCCGGTGCGACCGGTGGGGGCGGTGCTGCGCGGCTCGGCGGAGGGCGTCGGCTGGGCGCTGCGCGCGCTGCTGCGGCCCGCGCCGCGGCCGGACCGGACGGAGGTGACCGCGTGA
- a CDS encoding glycosyltransferase family 4 protein, whose protein sequence is MTRVGIDAHVLDGKFQGSRTWVLETLRRAPLLAADLTFVVYSGDPARTAALLGDVPVEHRRLPPGGPVGRNLRFWPRAVRQDGLDVLVTQYFSPPRFARRQLVVVHDVLFETHPEFFGRGTRWRNKLLVGWSARRAGTVATVSEYSRAQIARVYGRRADEIVLVHNGVDPDPPTGGALPAQVPAGTRYALMVGRLEPRKNLALALDAFARVEDPDVRLVVVGRDDFEDRETLARLAAEPRAVQLSDVAPDALWELYRHATVFVFPSRGEGWGIPLLEALAAGTPVVASDATAIPEAGGPACSYVDVAAPDAADRWAGLLADAFAGRLPFDADAARAHVAAFGWDRSAQELVTALRRTAGVRETAGR, encoded by the coding sequence GTGACGCGGGTCGGGATCGACGCGCACGTGCTCGACGGCAAGTTCCAGGGGTCGCGCACGTGGGTGCTGGAGACGCTGCGGCGGGCGCCGCTGCTCGCCGCCGACCTGACGTTCGTCGTCTACTCGGGCGACCCGGCGCGCACGGCCGCCCTGCTGGGCGACGTGCCCGTGGAGCACCGTCGGCTCCCGCCGGGCGGGCCGGTCGGGCGCAACCTGAGGTTCTGGCCGCGCGCCGTGCGGCAGGACGGGCTCGACGTGCTCGTGACGCAGTACTTCAGCCCGCCGCGGTTCGCGCGCCGCCAGCTGGTGGTCGTGCACGACGTGCTGTTCGAGACGCACCCCGAGTTCTTCGGCCGCGGCACACGTTGGCGCAACAAGCTGCTCGTCGGCTGGTCGGCCCGCCGCGCGGGCACGGTCGCGACGGTGTCGGAGTACTCGCGCGCGCAGATCGCTCGTGTCTACGGCCGTCGCGCCGACGAGATCGTGCTCGTGCACAACGGCGTCGACCCCGATCCCCCGACGGGCGGTGCCCTGCCGGCGCAGGTGCCGGCCGGCACCCGGTACGCGCTCATGGTCGGGCGGCTCGAGCCGCGCAAGAACCTCGCGCTCGCGCTCGACGCGTTCGCGCGGGTCGAGGACCCTGACGTGCGACTGGTCGTCGTCGGGCGGGACGACTTCGAGGACCGCGAGACGCTCGCCCGTCTCGCGGCGGAGCCGCGCGCCGTCCAGCTGAGCGACGTCGCGCCGGACGCGCTGTGGGAGCTGTACCGCCACGCGACGGTCTTCGTGTTCCCGAGCCGCGGCGAGGGCTGGGGGATCCCGTTGCTCGAGGCGCTCGCCGCGGGCACGCCGGTCGTGGCGTCGGACGCGACGGCGATCCCGGAGGCCGGTGGCCCGGCGTGCTCCTACGTGGACGTCGCCGCGCCCGACGCGGCGGACCGGTGGGCGGGGCTGCTCGCGGACGCGTTCGCGGGTCGCCTGCCGTTCGACGCCGACGCCGCGCGCGCGCACGTCGCCGCGTTCGGCTGGGACCGGTCGGCGCAGGAGCTCGTCACCGCGCTGCGCCGGACCGCGGGCGTGCGGGAGACCGCCGGCCGCTGA